From the Clostridium cagae genome, the window TATCATAATTATATAATCCTTTCTTTTAAAATTTTATCTAATATTAAAGCTATGTTTGACATACTATCAAACATAGCTTTAATATTATTCTCTATATTTTTCAACATCTTTTTTAACATAAAATAATAAGTTATCCAATTCCCAAATTTCTCCGTATTGAATAAGTTTATTTAAAGTCTTTTCATGTCTTGCTGCTTCTGCTTCTTTACCTAATGAGCTTAAAGTCAATAAAGAGTTCATAATATTTGAAATTATGCTAGATTTCACTTCAAAAAGCTTTTGGGCATCTTTTATTTCATCTTTTATTTGTAGCATTTCTTCATCTAATTTAAAAGCTGCGTCAGCTGAACTTTTAAGTTTTTCTTTCAACTGAGTAGGTATGTTTTGTTTATATTTATAATTAAGCGAATGTTCAATAGTAGCCCAAAAATTCATAGCCAAAGTTCTAATTTGGAACTCTGCAAGAATATCTACTGGTCCTTCTGCCATATTTACTTGATATTTTATTATCATGTGGTAGCTTCTATAACCACTTTCTTTTACATTTCTAACATAGTCTTTTTCATAAAGAATTTGCATGTCCTTTCTGCCACGCAATAATTCTACAACTTTAGTTATATCGTCTACAAATTGACACATTATTCTTATTCCAGCTATGTCTTCTAATTCATATCTAACTTGATCTATAGGTATTTCAAATTTATTAGCTTTTTCTAATATACTAGAAACTTCTTTTACTCTGCCAGTAACAAACTCTATCGGTGAATATTCATTTTTTCTTCTATATTCTTTTCTTATAGACTTTAATTTTACCTTAAGTTCCTCTACTGCTTGCTCATACGGCATTAAAAAACTTTTCCAATCGTTTATTGCCATAAATACCATCCTTTTAAATATCGTTCATATTTATTATATCAAAAACTTTAGATTCTGTGTAATTATTTATATAATTAGAATTATTTTTTTTAATAGTATATTGTGGTATAATTTAATGGTTAAAATTATAAATTTAATAAAAGTAAATTGTAATTGAGCATGTAATTTATATTGAGGTGAAATAAAGTGTGTGAAGCAGAAATAAAAAAACATTTATTTCTAAAGCAAGTGCATTGTCCTATATGTGAATTTAAATTTAAAGTTAATGCTGTGAAAGTTAATTCGCCAAGGATACTATCTAAAGATTCTGATTTTTTCATAAGATATTCTTCACCAAATCCTTATTTTTATGATATATGGATTTGTAACAATTGCGGATATGCTTCTATGAAAGTAGATTTTTTTAAGATAAAAAAGCATCAGAAAAAAATTGTTTTAGAAAAGATAAAACCTTTATGGAAACCTAGAGATTATCCAGATATAATTACTGCAAGCATTGCTGCTCAGCGTTATAAACTTGCATTAGTAACTTCTGTAATATTAAACTCTAATTATAGCACTAAAGCTATGATTTCTTTGAAAATTGCTTGGATGTATAGACTTTCAGGTGATATACAAAATGAATTGCATTTTTTAGAAAAAGCATTAAAAGGTTTTAATGAAGCATACATTATAGAATCATTTCCCATGTATGGTCTTCAACGTGATTCTACAATGTATATTTTAGGAGAACTAAATAGACGACTTGGTAACGATTCAGAGGCTCTTATATGGTATTCTAAAGCAATAACCACTATTGGAGCTTCATATAAAATAAAGGAATTGGCTAGAAATGGTCGAGATTTAATAAAAGCTAACGATAATTAACATAATTAAAGACTTTAGAACTATAAATAAAGGGGGATAAAATCTTATGGGATTTTTTCAAAAAAAAAAATATACAGAGGATAAGACTTTAGAAAATACACAAAACATTACTTTACCACAAGCTAATGATAATTCAGAAATCACCAAAATAGGCATAGGTCTTTCTGAATTAAAAAGTGAAAGTTCTGGAATTCATAACTCTATTAATGATATTAACGCATCAGTATCACATTTAGCAGATTTATCAATGTCTGAAAATCATGAAGCAAATCATGCAACAAATTTATTACATGATTTTAGATCTAATATGGAAGAACTAGCATTAAATATTACAAATGTTCATGGTCAAGTATTAGATACAGATAAGGTAGCTGATAATGGAATTGTATCAATAGAAAATTTAGATACATCATTAAATGAATTACAACATATGTTTACAGTTTCAACTAAAACTATAAATGCTTTAGTTAGTAAATTAGAATCTGTGAATATGATAACTGATTCTATCAGTCAAATAGCTAGTCAAACAAATCTTTTGTCATTAAATGCTGCAATAGAAGCTGCAAGAGCTGGTGAAGCTGGTAAAGGATTCTCAGTTGTTGCTGGTGAAGTAAGAAAACTTGCAGAAAATTCAAAATTAGCAGTTCAAAGTATAACAGATATATTAGAAGAAATTAAAACAGATATAATTCAAGCGTCCGAGGCCATGAATTCTGGGAATTCTGCTTTAGCTGTTCAACATACTTCTTTAAGTGCTACAAAAGGTAGTTTCAATAATATTAAATCTTCTATAGAGGAAACTATTGATGAAATTACAACTTGCATAGGAAATCTTACAACTGCTTCAAGTAAAAAAGATGATGTTATTGATTGTGTTGAAAAAGTAAATGACATTGCAAAAAAAAATTCTGACTTAACTCAAGAAATTGCATTTAAACTAGATACACAATCAGATTCTTTAGATAAATTTAATGATACATTAGACAATCTAAGTAAAAATATTTCTCAATAATATCTTAAATAAAATACATTCAATAATTGTTGTATTTTATATGAAATTTTGAGTTTAAAATAAACAATAAAAGCATAAAAAAATGTATGATATATTTACATCTTTTTTATGCTTTTTATTATTAACATAAATTCAAAATTTCAAAAAGTATATTTTAAAAATTATTATTTTCTATTTCTTTTGCTTCCTTTACCAGTATATAAAAATTCATATAATGATGCTGTTTTATCCCAAGTAAGTTTATCAACTATTCCCGTTACTTTTATTCCAAACTTCTCCTGTAGTTCTTTAATAGCCTTTTCTGTTCTTTTATCAAATACACCATTTTCTATAATTTGATTTGATAAATAATTGTTTTTAGCAAGAACATTTATATATTTTTGCAAAACTGTGACATATCCGTCTCGATCTCCTAATTCTAAGTCAAAACCTGGATAATCATATAATATATCAGATTTATTAATATTTTGTCCACCATCTAAACTATTGTATACTGATATTAATTTTTTCCAATCATTTACGCCAATTTTTCCATCTACATTCAATCCAAATTTTTTTTGAAATTCCATTACAGCACTTTTAGTTTTTTTCTTAAACATTCCATCTACTTTTATCTTAGGTATCTCTTTATAAAACTCAGATATGGCATTTAAATAAGTTTGTAACCATCTAACATCATCGCCATATAAATTTTCTTTTAACACATATCCTGGATAGTCAGCTGAATAAATCTTTTCTTCTACATTAGACTTTTCTGAACCTCTATAAATTTCATATATCTTATTCCAAGTATTTAATCCTACTACCCCATCTTGAGCTAACCCAAATAATCTTTGAAAAGATAATACAGCATTTCTTGTCATCTCTCCAAATATTCCATCTGCATTAATACTTGGTATATTATATGATTTAGATATAACTGAAAGATATGTCTGCATTTCTCTAACTTTTTCTCCTCTTGAGCCATAACTTAATAAATAACCTGGATATTTTCCATCAAATTCTTCATTAAGGTCTTGCTGTCCAGTTCCTTTAATCAAATCTTTATATACATAATATATTTTATTCCAAGTATTTATTCCTATTATTCCATCTGGAGCTAATCCAAATAACCTTTGAAAAGCTATAACAGCATCTTTTGTCATTTGACCAAATATTCCATCTGCCTTAATACTTGGTATATTATACGATTTAGATATAACTGAAAGATAACTCTGAACTTCTTTAACTTTTTCTCCCCTTGAACCATATTTTAATAAATATCCTGGATACTCTCCCCCTGGAGGTGGATTTTCTCCATCAATTTCTGGCTCTTGATCAAGCTCTGCTAATCTTTTTACACCAACATAAATAGATGATATTCTATACCAAGTAGCTCTTCCTACAATTCCATCTTGGGTAAGATTAAAAACTTTCTGAAACACCTTTACTGCATCTTCAGTTGATTTATCAAATTTCCCATTCTCATATGGTATTTTAGGTATTGCAGGGAAATTTTGAGATATCCTATTTAATTGTTTTTGTATAACCTTAACATTATTATTTTCATCATTAAGTCTAAGAGGTGTTCCCGGATAAGATTCTGGTATTCCTTCAATCATAGTTGCTCTAACTAAATCTTTATCATAACCAAAATAATATCTAATAATATCTAAAGCTTGCATACCTGCATTGGCTAAATCTACACTTCCCCATTGTGATAATCCATCACACTTAACTGTTGTACCATTGCAATATTGTGCAAAAAGTGGTGTTCTATTACCAATAGTTACTATATATTCACTAAAAATTTCGTCTACTATTTTACTTATATTATCAAATATATTTCTACCCTTTATAAAATATTGATCATATGCAGGTGAATTAGTAATTTGAAATGAATATCCCTTACCTCTATACCATTCTGTATAAATTCTATTTAATGCAAATGATATTTGGCAATATATATTGGCTTTTAATGATTCTTCAGGCCATGTTGGGTATATTTCACTTGAAGCAACATTTTTAATATAATCTACAAATCCTACTGTTACATTCTCAGCAGGTACACTTGGTGGACCTAAATGTACAACAATAAATTCAGGTATATATGGCCTTTCTAAAACTAAAGGCTGAACCATAGAACCTACTTGTTTATCTCTTTTTGCGTTAAGTACAAGCTGTTCTGGTGGAATAATAATTTTTTGAGGTAAACCATTATTGTAATTATTCTCTTCTTCTTCACCAACTTCGACATTTTGTATAGAAGTAATATCTTCAAAAACACTTACACCGTCAATAATAACTTCTTCAAAATTTTCAGGCAATATATCTATATTATATATACCATATGGAATAACTCCTTCTTCATATGGTTGTTGAGATAAACCTTTTTCTGGTGTTATTACTTCTATAAATTCACTTCTTCCACTAATATCAAAAGCATCATCTTTCTCATATACTATTTCTCCATTTTCAGCATTAGTAATTATAAGTTTTCCTTTTGTATTAGGCAAAGCATCCTTAAACTTAAATAGTCTTACTAATATATATCCCTTTCCCAAAATGTTCTCCCTATAAGATTATTAATACTTATATTAACTTATACATCTGATATCTAAATGGTTCTTAATGACTATAATTTAAAATAACTCTGAGAATTATTAATTAAATTACAACTTATATAGAAAACCTTATAACTACTTAAAATAAAAATAGCTGTACTGCACCCACTTAGTGAGTGTATTTCATATATTCACTATCTATTAATGCATTGATGTAACTAAGTTTTAGATTAAAAAAATTTAATACTCCTTATACAAAAAAGATGTTGAAAAAATATTTTTTCAACATCTTTATTCTATAATCAGCTTTGGATTAAAATCAAGATAATCTGCTGATGATAATATATATTCTATTCCATCTAAGTCACCATTTAATACATTACCTTTTAATGATGGTCCGTGTAAATGTCCATATATAACTTTCTTTACACCATATTCTTTAAATATTTCTAAAAAGGCTGATTCTTCAAATTTATCATTAGTTGGTGGATAATGAATCATCACTATAATGTCTTTATATCCATTACTTTTTGCTGCCTCTAAAGATAATTTTAATCTTATTTGTTCTCTACTATAAATTTTTTCATCTTTAGATGAATACTTATCTCCGCCTGGACAAATCCACCCTCTAGTACCGCAAATCGCATAATTTTTATAAGTATAAAAATTATTTTGAAGAAATTTTGTATTTTCATATAATTTATTTAATTTAGATATACTTCCCCACCAATAGTCGTGATTTCCTTTACTTATGACTTTTTTACCAGGTAATGAATCTATCCAATCTAAATCAAATTTGCTGTCACTTTCCTTAAGTGACCATGAAATATCTCCTGCTATTAATACCATGTCATCATCTTTAACTTTTTCTATCCAATTTTTCTTTATTTTTTCACAGTGACCCACCCAATTTTCTCCAAATATATCCATTGGCTTTTCAATATTCATTGCTAAATGCAAATCTGAAATAGTATAAAGTGCCATTAACTTATCACCTTTCTGTTTTTCACACAATTATAGTGTTTTATCTATATCAGTTACAAATGCTATCACATGAGCTACTGCCTCATACAACTCTGTTGGTATTTCATCTCCAACATCAACGTTACATAACAAATTTGCTAACTCTTTATTATAAACTATGGGAACTTCATTTTCTTGCGCTTTTTCTATTATTTTATCTGCAATATGTCCCATTCCTGATGCTGCTATCATTGGAGCTTCGGTATTATTTAATTCATACTTAAGAGCTGCTGCTTTTTTTCTTTCAGTCATATATACTCACTCCATAAACAATTTATACTCAAAATACATCTACTTTATTATACCTTAATATCAATATTTGAGATACTTAAATCATTAAAAAATTTGCCACAAGTTACTAAGTTAATAGGTTCTTCTCTTAATGAAACACTAACTTCTGTAACTAGTCCTAGTGTTTCTAATCCAGATTTTAATTTATTCTTATTTTTACTTATTATATCTACATACTTATTATCACACTTTAAATTTATATCTATCCTATTATCTTTCAATGTTAAATATCCATCAACATCACCTAAATGTATAGTTTTAACATTAACAACCATTTTTACATTAGTTTTATCTATTTTTTTTCCACCTTTTCTGTTGTCTTTTATAATTAGTTTACAAGGATATTCTTCTGCATTAACAGGAACCTGAAAATTTAGATAATAATACTGTTCACTTATAGAATTAAATATTTTAAATTCTCCAATATTACCCTTTATCATTTCCATAACCTTCTCATAACCTACTGCTTTATTATCAATATTGTTTATTATATCTTTTACAATATTTTTTACTTCATTAAATTTGTTTACCATTTCTTGTTTTATCAAATCTTTATTTGAGAAATTTTCAATATCTTTTGAATATAAATTATTAATATCAGATTTTAATTGAGAATTTTGACTTTTATCAATCTTAATTGCTTCTGGTTTTACATCCTGTTCATTTATATTAGTTTGTAATTTATATTTAATAAGATCATTAAATCTTTTAAATTCTTCATTAGTTAAATTTACTTCTTTATTTAAAATTTTTCCTAAAGTATTCTCTAATAAATTTTTACCATCTATAACTTTACTATCTAAACCATTAGATTTTATAGTTTCATCAGATAATCCTTTAGTTGATAACTGATTTTTAATTAAATTTACTATATCACTGTCTTCAAATTTTGATGTTAATGAAATTAGTCTATTAAATTCCTTCGTTGTTAAATTTTCAGCTCTAGAATTAATTATATCATTTAAATAATCATTTAAAATTCTTTCCTTATCACCAGTAATACTCTTCAATAATGATACAACACTAACTTTATTCTTTGAAACATCATTTGAATCGTATATTTTAGATATTAAAGAATTTTTGTTGTTATTTTTTAAAAATTCATTATTTATATTTTCTTTATTTAAATATTCTTTATCAGTTATTATCTCTTTATTTTGTATATCTTTTAAATTTGATTGTGAATTATCTAACTCCTGAGATAATTTATATAATAATTTTTCTATTGATAAATCACCATTAAAAAGCTCATTAAAGCTTTTTATATTTTCTGTTGAGAATTCTATATTATTTTCCAAAAATAATAATATTTCATCACTTGACATATTTTTAAAATTACTGAAAAATTCCATAAGATTTTGTTTTATCAATTCTCCCTTAGGAGTATTTATATCAATACCTTTGCTTTGAAGATAATTTTGTATAAAATCATCTATATTGTCTGAGCTTAAATTTATATTTTCATTGAATTGAATTAATCCTTTAATTTTATTTATATTATCCTTAGTTAATGAGATATTATGTTTAATCATTTTTTCTAATATATTTATATCTTCTTTAGATAAACCCTCTTTATCCATTACCTCCTTAAATACCTCATTAGAAACTTCTTCACCTTTTTGTTCATTAGGTATCAACTTTAATTTTAACTTTCCATCCTTAAAATCTTCTACTTGAAAATTTAATAGTTTAAGATCATCTAGATTTATATTCCCATCAAGTTCTGCAATAAATTGCCATCCATCTGATAATCTTATAGTAACATCTTTACCGTCCCCCTTAGATACAATTCTTCCACTAAATTTTTCTCCTACTGAAAAAGTTAATTTACTAGAAAATTTTCTTGTATTACTATTATTATAGACATTATTTACATTCCAAATACCAGGCATTTTTTCTTATTCTCCCCCCTTTAATCATTAACTCTGTTTTAAGTGAATATTAATATTTTAGTGTAAAAACATAGTTTCATTAGAACTTACTTTTTAAAATGAAATTTTGTCCTCAAGCTTTATACTACAATCTCAGCACTGTTTTTAAACATAGCATAATAATTAATCTATATATTCAACAAATTAGAACAAAATCGCTAAGGCAACTTTAGAGCCGTCATTTTTTAGCCATGTATCCTTTACAAACTCAGTGCAGGAATAATGGTTCAGTATATATTTATTTTTTCTAACTTATATTATTTATTTATCGTTATAATAATGAATAAATTAACATACAAAGAAATATATTTATTATATATCAGAATCTTAATAACCATTAAATTACCTAAAAAAATAGGATTTGAAATAATTTTTCAAATCCTATTTTTTAATTACAATATGTTATTTTTAAAACAATAATTTTACTATTGTATTTCTATTTTATTATAATTTTTCTTACCTCTTTTTATTAAAGCAGATCCATCTTTAAAATCATCATCATTTAATGTTCTTGTTAATTCAGTGATCTTTTCTCCATTAATAGATAAACCACCTTGTTCTATTAATCTTCTTCCTTCTTTTTTAGATGGAACTATTTTCACTTTAGCCATTACATCTAAAACTGTTGAACCTAAATCTTCTTTAGATATAGTTACTGTTGGTACATTTGACATGTCAGCACCACCTGAGAATAAAGCATTAGCTGCTTCTTCTGCTTTCTTAGCTTCTTCATCGCCATGAACAAGTTTTGTAACTTCATAAGCAAGAATTTTCTTAGCTCCATTAATTTCAGCACCTTCTAAAGTACCTAACCTTCTTACTTCATCCATTGGTAAGAAAGTTAATAATGCTAAACATTTTTCTACATCTGCATCATCAACATTTCTCCAATATTGATAGAAATCAAATGGAGATACTTTATCAGCATCAAGCCATAATGCTCCACCAACAGTTTTACCCATTTTTTGTCCTTGGCTATTAGTTAATAATGTACAAGTCATAGCCATCGCATCGCCTTGTGCTTTTCTTCTTACAAGCTCAACACCAGCAATCATGTTAGACCATTGATCATCTCCACCAAGTTCCATCTTACATCCATATTTTTGATTTAAAACATAAAAATCATATCCTTGCATTAACATATAGTTAAATTCTAAAAATGATAATCCTTTTTCTAATCTTTGTTTAAAACATTCTGCACTTAACATTCTATTAACTGAGAAATGAACTCCTACTTCTCTTAAAAAGTCAACATAATTAAGATCTAATAACCAATCTGCATTGTTTACTATTAAGGCTTTATCATCAGAAAAGTCTATAAATCTTTCCATTTGTTTTTTTATAGAATCAACATTATGTTGTATTTGTTCCTTAGTAAGCATTTTTCTCATATCAGTCTTACCACTTGGATCTCCAACCATCGCTGTTCCGCCGCCTAATAAAGCTATCGGTCTATGTCCAGCTCTTTGCATATGAGCCATAAACATCATCGCTATAAAGTGACCTACATGTAAACTGTCTGCAGTTGGATCAAATCCTATATAAAAAGTTACCTTCTCATTTTCTAATAATTTTCTTGTTTCCTCTTCATGAGTAAATTGTTTTATGTACCCACGATCAAGTAACTCATCTAATACATTTGCCATTACTATAAACCTCCTAAATTATTGAACTAAGTTCAATTATCTACTATATATATACATTTAAATTACAATATTTATAGTATATCGTTATCCTTATATTTTGGCAACAATTCAAAATATAATAATTAAAACAAAACCATGCTTAAAGTTAATGCTTTAACTTAAACATGGTTTAATTCTTATCTATAAACTATTTTTAGTTCTTCCGCTTCCATCTATATCTATATCTACCTCAATATTAAGTTCTACTTTAGATAAATAGTCCTCTTCTTTTTCATACCCATATTTTTGATTTAACAAGTTTACTACTTGTAATATATCTACATTTTTTTCTCTATACTCATTAAACGTATCTTTTAAATGTGCTTTTATACTTGCTTCCTCTAATTCACAAATACTATTTATAAACTCTTTATTCACCATAAACTTACTTTGTGATTCAGCAATATTAGTTTTTAACTTAAGCTTTTTATTTAATACTATTTTGTCATTAGAATAATCTACAGATGTTTTTATTTTAGAATCTAGTATTTTTAACGTTATAAAATTATTCTTTGCATTTGGATTTACAACCTCTAATATTCCACTTTCAATATTATTAGTTAAAAGATTATAACTCAAAGTATTTAGCGTATCTATTTTTCCAATCATTCTATCATTTTGAATTATTGTCCCACCACCTAATTCTATTTTTTTATCACGTGCATCTTGCTTTAATTTTAATGTACTCATAATAGATAAATTGTTAGGCATTAATCTTTGAATCATATAATCATTTGTATTTAATTTTATTACTTTTGATGAATTTTCATTTTTTCCTACTAAATCATCTAAAAATAATCCTAAGTACTCTTCATCACTGCTTGATAATTCTAAAAGTTTATCCACATCATCAAAATAAGCAAACATATTTGGTGTTATTGGAAATTCAGGATTATTATTTATTAAATCTATATATTTTTTCATTCCATTTTTAACAGCATTACCAGTAAAAATATATGCTCTATTTTGAGTAAAATTTAATTTAAAGCTAGCTGACATGTTAACATCTCTGATTGCCTCTAAAGCAGTTTTACCTTCACCCTTATATATTAATCTTTTTCCTTTTTCAATACTCTCATTAGCATTTCTAAATGCCTTAACACAATCTAAATACAAAACAACATTAGAATTTTCATCTTCGTCAAATATAATACTTGTTACGAAGGTCACCTTATTTATATCGTTATAGTTAAAACAGGAAACCATAGAAAAGGATATTAAAATTACTAATGAAATTATAAAAATCCTTTTAATTTTCATTATTTTTTCTCCTTTCCTATTATTGTCTTAGAAATCTTACTTAATCTACCTCTAAATATTGTATCTCTAAATTTATAAGTTGTATCTGTTGCAATAGGAAATAAGAATGAATATCCTCCTGTTTCTAAATCTGATATATTGCTTAATAAAATTATAAATGACATAAAGAATCCCGGTAGTCCAAAGAATGCACTAAGTATTACAACACCTATTGACCAAATAGAAATTGCACCATATATTTTAGGAATCAAGAAATAACTTAACGTACTTAATGCAACTATAATAATTGTTATTCTTGATGCTATACCTGCCCCTACTGCTGCATCTCCAAGTATCAATGCCGAGACTATACTCATGGCTCCACCAATTGGTTGTGGTAACCTTAAACCAGCCTCTTTAATAAGTTGGAAAGCTATCATCATTATTATAACTTCAAAAACCGTTGGAAATGGCACCCCAGCTCTTGCAACAGCTAATCTAAATGTAAACATTGGTGTGAGCAATGAAAAATGATGTGTAACAACAGCTATATATAATCCTGGCATAAATGTAGCTAAAAAAAATGCAATCCATCTTAATATTCTTAAAAAATTAACAAAAAGTCTATTTAAATAATAATCATCTGGAGTTTGAAAGTTTTCTAAAAAGAAATATGGAATTGTTAGTACAAATGGTGTTCCATCTACTAATACCGCTACTCTTCCCTCCATTATTTTTGCTGCTACTTCATCCGGCTTTTCTGTATATCCCACAGTATCAAATAATGAATCTTTCTTTCTTAACTTAGCTTCTATATAATTAGTATCTAATATAAAATCTAAATGTAAATTATTGATTGTTTCTTTAATTTCATTTACTAAATACTCTGGTGCTACCCCTTCTATGTAACACAAACATACAACTGTTTGTGATTTTTCTCCCACATATAAAGGCTCAAATTTTAAATCTGAATTCTTAATTTTCCTTCTTATTAATGAAATACTATTAACAAATAATTCATTAAATCCTTCTCGTGGACCCTTTACTACAGATTCTGTAACTGGAATGCTTATACCTCTAGTCGGAAATCCCTTTACTTCACAGAAAATCATTTTTTCTTCATTTTCAAATGTTAGTATTATATCCCCTGATAATATATGTAATACTGCATCTTCCAAATCTTTAGCATTACCAACTATGTTGATTTCTAATACTTTAGTGACGATATCATCTAAAGTATTACA encodes:
- a CDS encoding GTP pyrophosphokinase, whose amino-acid sequence is MAINDWKSFLMPYEQAVEELKVKLKSIRKEYRRKNEYSPIEFVTGRVKEVSSILEKANKFEIPIDQVRYELEDIAGIRIMCQFVDDITKVVELLRGRKDMQILYEKDYVRNVKESGYRSYHMIIKYQVNMAEGPVDILAEFQIRTLAMNFWATIEHSLNYKYKQNIPTQLKEKLKSSADAAFKLDEEMLQIKDEIKDAQKLFEVKSSIISNIMNSLLTLSSLGKEAEAARHEKTLNKLIQYGEIWELDNLLFYVKKDVEKYRE
- a CDS encoding DUF2225 domain-containing protein is translated as MCEAEIKKHLFLKQVHCPICEFKFKVNAVKVNSPRILSKDSDFFIRYSSPNPYFYDIWICNNCGYASMKVDFFKIKKHQKKIVLEKIKPLWKPRDYPDIITASIAAQRYKLALVTSVILNSNYSTKAMISLKIAWMYRLSGDIQNELHFLEKALKGFNEAYIIESFPMYGLQRDSTMYILGELNRRLGNDSEALIWYSKAITTIGASYKIKELARNGRDLIKANDN
- a CDS encoding methyl-accepting chemotaxis protein is translated as MGFFQKKKYTEDKTLENTQNITLPQANDNSEITKIGIGLSELKSESSGIHNSINDINASVSHLADLSMSENHEANHATNLLHDFRSNMEELALNITNVHGQVLDTDKVADNGIVSIENLDTSLNELQHMFTVSTKTINALVSKLESVNMITDSISQIASQTNLLSLNAAIEAARAGEAGKGFSVVAGEVRKLAENSKLAVQSITDILEEIKTDIIQASEAMNSGNSALAVQHTSLSATKGSFNNIKSSIEETIDEITTCIGNLTTASSKKDDVIDCVEKVNDIAKKNSDLTQEIAFKLDTQSDSLDKFNDTLDNLSKNISQ
- a CDS encoding peptidoglycan-binding protein; this translates as MGKGYILVRLFKFKDALPNTKGKLIITNAENGEIVYEKDDAFDISGRSEFIEVITPEKGLSQQPYEEGVIPYGIYNIDILPENFEEVIIDGVSVFEDITSIQNVEVGEEEENNYNNGLPQKIIIPPEQLVLNAKRDKQVGSMVQPLVLERPYIPEFIVVHLGPPSVPAENVTVGFVDYIKNVASSEIYPTWPEESLKANIYCQISFALNRIYTEWYRGKGYSFQITNSPAYDQYFIKGRNIFDNISKIVDEIFSEYIVTIGNRTPLFAQYCNGTTVKCDGLSQWGSVDLANAGMQALDIIRYYFGYDKDLVRATMIEGIPESYPGTPLRLNDENNNVKVIQKQLNRISQNFPAIPKIPYENGKFDKSTEDAVKVFQKVFNLTQDGIVGRATWYRISSIYVGVKRLAELDQEPEIDGENPPPGGEYPGYLLKYGSRGEKVKEVQSYLSVISKSYNIPSIKADGIFGQMTKDAVIAFQRLFGLAPDGIIGINTWNKIYYVYKDLIKGTGQQDLNEEFDGKYPGYLLSYGSRGEKVREMQTYLSVISKSYNIPSINADGIFGEMTRNAVLSFQRLFGLAQDGVVGLNTWNKIYEIYRGSEKSNVEEKIYSADYPGYVLKENLYGDDVRWLQTYLNAISEFYKEIPKIKVDGMFKKKTKSAVMEFQKKFGLNVDGKIGVNDWKKLISVYNSLDGGQNINKSDILYDYPGFDLELGDRDGYVTVLQKYINVLAKNNYLSNQIIENGVFDKRTEKAIKELQEKFGIKVTGIVDKLTWDKTASLYEFLYTGKGSKRNRK
- a CDS encoding metallophosphoesterase; translation: MALYTISDLHLAMNIEKPMDIFGENWVGHCEKIKKNWIEKVKDDDMVLIAGDISWSLKESDSKFDLDWIDSLPGKKVISKGNHDYWWGSISKLNKLYENTKFLQNNFYTYKNYAICGTRGWICPGGDKYSSKDEKIYSREQIRLKLSLEAAKSNGYKDIIVMIHYPPTNDKFEESAFLEIFKEYGVKKVIYGHLHGPSLKGNVLNGDLDGIEYILSSADYLDFNPKLIIE
- a CDS encoding EscU/YscU/HrcU family type III secretion system export apparatus switch protein yields the protein MTERKKAAALKYELNNTEAPMIAASGMGHIADKIIEKAQENEVPIVYNKELANLLCNVDVGDEIPTELYEAVAHVIAFVTDIDKTL
- a CDS encoding flagellar hook-length control protein FliK, with the protein product MPGIWNVNNVYNNSNTRKFSSKLTFSVGEKFSGRIVSKGDGKDVTIRLSDGWQFIAELDGNINLDDLKLLNFQVEDFKDGKLKLKLIPNEQKGEEVSNEVFKEVMDKEGLSKEDINILEKMIKHNISLTKDNINKIKGLIQFNENINLSSDNIDDFIQNYLQSKGIDINTPKGELIKQNLMEFFSNFKNMSSDEILLFLENNIEFSTENIKSFNELFNGDLSIEKLLYKLSQELDNSQSNLKDIQNKEIITDKEYLNKENINNEFLKNNNKNSLISKIYDSNDVSKNKVSVVSLLKSITGDKERILNDYLNDIINSRAENLTTKEFNRLISLTSKFEDSDIVNLIKNQLSTKGLSDETIKSNGLDSKVIDGKNLLENTLGKILNKEVNLTNEEFKRFNDLIKYKLQTNINEQDVKPEAIKIDKSQNSQLKSDINNLYSKDIENFSNKDLIKQEMVNKFNEVKNIVKDIINNIDNKAVGYEKVMEMIKGNIGEFKIFNSISEQYYYLNFQVPVNAEEYPCKLIIKDNRKGGKKIDKTNVKMVVNVKTIHLGDVDGYLTLKDNRIDINLKCDNKYVDIISKNKNKLKSGLETLGLVTEVSVSLREEPINLVTCGKFFNDLSISNIDIKV